In one Lolium rigidum isolate FL_2022 chromosome 3, APGP_CSIRO_Lrig_0.1, whole genome shotgun sequence genomic region, the following are encoded:
- the LOC124699648 gene encoding uncharacterized protein LOC124699648 codes for MEEFTFPTVPGGKCKLAPFPPPWFLAALSEDEDESGGAPWGGDEKMDMLWEDFNEELARVPPVCPLSPLTKGGGGLMTMTMMKEAAYWLDDGSDGVVAETGKRGRHMVVRRRRWSLLLMLRLLKKLFLVKKSRNQRTTPI; via the coding sequence ATGGAAGAGTTCACTTTCCCCACAGTCCCAGGAGGCAAGTGCAAGCTCGCGCCATTCCCTCCGCCGtggttcctcgccgccctctcggAGGACGAAGACGAGAGCGGCGGCGCGCCCTGGGGCGGCGACGAGAAGATGGACATGCTGTGGGAGGACTTCAACGAGGAGCTGGCACGCGTGCCGCCGGTATGCCCGCTGAGCCCCCTCACCAAGGGAGGCGGTGGGCTGATGACGATGACCATGATGAAGGAGGCGGCGTACTGGCTGGACGACGGCTCGGACGGTGTTGTCGCTGAGACAGGGAAGCGCGGCCGGCACATGGTGGTCCGGCGCCGGAGATGGAGCCTGCTGCTGATGCTCAGGCTGCTCAAGAAGCTCTTCCTGGTCAAGAAATCCAGGAACCAGAGAACTACGCCGATCTGA